A genomic stretch from Aedes albopictus strain Foshan chromosome 2, AalbF5, whole genome shotgun sequence includes:
- the LOC109623416 gene encoding uncharacterized protein LOC109623416, translating into MAAVIRSLIRNKSLNPLLKTESIPVRCYASANRVKPFKKVGISDKARNDARAAEMRSFAAGVEEEGALEVGQQIKSLGQSLASRGYLRPSKPYSPPEGIQQKIMDLAKSSNIGNPKQKFASNQQKFDFLAACFSAFKHGVPNSRLHEIESVEDTLAFYATPVDTTLPLDALKTVELPENLYIQHEYIRFHPETDTMFGGKSAFPKSSTIVTGLKYKDKYKGHVAKKSWP; encoded by the exons ATGGCTGCGGTAATCAGAAGTTTAATTCGGAATAAATCGCTGAATCCGCTGTTAAAAACT GAATCCATCCCGGTTCGATGTTACGCCAGTGCCAACCGTGTAAAACCCTTCAAAAAGGTGGGCATCTCCGATAAGGCCAGGAACGATGCCAGAGCCGCAGAAATGCGATCATTTGCTGCTGGTGTGGAGGAAGAAGGCGCTCTTGAGGTGGGCCAGCAGATCAAATCTTTAGGTCAATCCTTGGCCAGCCGGGGTTACCTACGACCGAGCAAACCTTACTCGCCACCGGAGGGCATACAGCAGAAAATTATGGACCTGGCCAAATCGAGCAATATTGGCAACCCGAAGCAAAAGTTTGCCAGCAATCAGCAAAAGTTCGACTTCTTGGCGGCATGTTTCAGTGCATTCAAGCACGGCGTTCCGAACTCGAGGCTGCATGAGATCGAATCCGTTG AGGACACCCTGGCATTCTATGCCACACCGGTGGACACCACACTTCCACTCGATGCACTGAAAACGGTGGAACTGCCGGAGAATTTGTACATCCAGCACGAGTACATTCGGTTCCACCCCGAGACGGACACCATGTTCGGAGGTAAGTCTGCTTTCCCCAAGAGTTCTACCATCGTCACCGGATTGAAGTACAAGGACAAATACAAGGGACACGTGGCGAAGAAGTCTTGGCCCTGA
- the LOC109426767 gene encoding transcription factor grauzone — MNDTAEVSGGSSSPESAPKQSKEENLSGECRLCLDPFGVNVVSIADPQLKERMDKVFPFSIQPVDKFPIGVCQTCFSVITEFHSYTEKVQLNQHQLSARMAGQSEKMVDTIKEEASLEPSVEMTESQVPMVFKDEPQQPSDPSDDPDDVKEDVDVYVEEYSPPKKRQYRKRKKVKAKDSNDESDSDDGESKPAKTKKYNVKPKEERKKDEKLVSEFYRMACDLCGAVLADVTSLYSHFRKEHQEKGYVVCCDKKIFKRCFMLEHMKFHTNPSAYRCEICNKNYKNKVYLSLHQIKLHGKEEDRPFKCDRCKQSFAKKYQLQAHMVSHEKVQCPICSRMMGNKMALATHITNQHSNKDRKLICDTCGKEFLNKTCFERHVKEHQGIEVHPMLECHICHKWLKGERCLQKHQRYSHFETDQVHTCDICHQNYPNSRALWSHKKVVHVEEKFECEFCGKRFKRAVNLKEHRTIHTGERLYSCEYCGASMNSNANLYTHVKKSHPVEYAEKRQQAAAMNGPKA, encoded by the exons ATGAACGATACAGCGGAAGTGTCTGGAGGAAGCTCCTCCCCGGAATCCGCACCAAAACAATCCAAGGAGGAAAATCTATCAGGAGAGTGTCGGCTTTGTTTGGATCCATTCGGGGTGAATGTAGTCTCAATAGCCGATCCCCAGTTAAAGGAACGAATGGACAAAGTGTTCCCATTTTCG ATCCAACCGGTGGATAAATTCCCCATCGGAGTGTGTCAAACATGCTTCTCCGTTATAACAGAATTCCACAGCTACACGGAAAAAGTTCAGCTGAATCAACATCAGCTGAGTGCCCGAATGGCTGGGCAATCGGAAAAGATGGTAGATACAATCAAAGAAGAGGCCTCCCTAGAACCGTCGGTAGAAATGACCGAATCACAAGTACCGATGGTGTTCAAGGACGAGCCTCAGCAACCTTCCGACCCTTCAGATGACCCAGACGACGTTAAGGAAGATGTTGACGTTTATGTAGAGGAGTATAGTCCGCCGAAGAAGCGTCAGTACAGGAAACGAAAAAAGGTCAAGGCAAAAGATTCAAACGATGAATCCGACTCGGATGATGGGGAATCGAAACCTGCTAAAACAAAGAAGTACAACGTCAAACCGAAGGAGGAACGAAAGAAGGATGAAAAGCTTGTATCGGAATTCTACCGAATGGCGTGTGATCTATGCGGAGCCGTACTGGCCGATGTCACTTCTCTTTACTCTCACTTCCGCAAAGAGCATCAGGAAAAAGGATATGTTGTGTGCTGTGACAAGAAGATATTCAAGCGATGCTTCATGTTGGAACACATGAAATTCCATACTAATCCTTCGGCATACCGGTGCGAAATTTGCAACAAGAACTACAAGAACAAAGTCTACCTTTCGTTGCATCAGATAAAGCTGCACGGAAAAGAAGAGGATCGGCCCTTCAAGTGTGACCGCTGCAAGCAGTCCTTTGCCAAGAAATATCAACTACAAGCTCACATGGTGTCCCACGAAAAGGTACAATGTCCAATATGTTCCCGCATGATGGGCAACAAAATGGCCCTGGCCACTCACATAACCAACCAGCATTCCAACAAGGATCGCAAATTAATTTGCGACACCTGCggaaaggaattcctcaataagaCATGCTTCGAGCGACACGTCAAGGAGCACCAGGGCATCGAAGTGCATCCGATGTTGGAGTGTCACATTTGTCACAAGTGGCTCAAGGGAGAGCGCTGTCTGCAAAAACATCAACGTTATTCGCACTTCGAAACGGACCAGGTGCACACATGCGACATCTGCCATCAGAACTATCCCAACTCGAGGGCGCTGTGGAGTCACAAGAAGGTAGTGCACGTGGAAGAAAAGTTCGAATGCGAGTTCTGCGGAAAGCGGTTCAAGCGAGCGGTCAATCTCAAGGAACATCGCACTATCCACACCGGCGAACGGTTGTACTCGTGCGAGTACTGCGGGGCGTCCATGAACTCCAACGCCAATCTGTACACGCACGTCAAGAAGAGTCATCCGGTGGAGTATGCGGAGAAACGGCAGCAAGCGGCTGCCATGAATGGGCCGAAAGCCTAG